The region CGCAGCGTCCGGCTGGCGCTGCCCTTGATGCGGCAGGCGGGCGGCGGGCGCATCCTGGCCCTGCTGAGCAGCAGCGTCAAGAAACCCATCGACAACCTGACCCTGTCCAACACCTTCCGGCCTGCCGTGTACGGGCTGTGCAAGAGCCTGTCGCTGGAACTGGCCGGGGACCACATTCAGGTCAACGGACTGGCCCCCGGAAGAATCGAGACCGAGCGCATCAATCAGCTCGACGACGCCCAGGCGCAGAAACGCGGCGTCAGCCGCGCCGAGATTCGCACCGCCTCCGAGGCGCAGATTCCGATGGGCCGCCTGGGGCAACCACATGAATTCGGGCGGGTGGCGGCGTTCCTGTGTTCGCCCGCCGCCATCTACGTCAACGGCAGCGTGCTGCTGGTGGACGGAGGAGCCGTGACCAGTCTATGAGTGACCAGCTGATGAACGAGCCATCCAATTACGATCCCAAAGCCCACGCCCGCCTGCTGACCGACTACTGCGTGGACGCCCAGCCCGGCCAGCGGGTGCTGGTGCAGGCCACCACCCTGGCCCTGCCGCTGGTGGAGGAACTGCACCGCCTGCTGCTGGAGCGCGGCGCAACCCCGCTGATCCGGCTGGAATACCCGACTCAACTGGAAGACTTTCAGCGTTTAGCCTCCGATTCGTTGCTGGACGCCACTGAGCCTTTGCTGCTGGCGGAGGTGGAGAGCCTCGACGCCTCCATCCGCATCCTGACGCCTTCTACCCCGGCCGAGGGCCTTGATCCGCAGCGGGTGGCCCGTCACCGCAAGGCCATGAACCCGGTGGCCCGCGCCCGCGCCGGGCGGCGCTGGAACCTGAGCCTGTTCCCCACCGCCTACGGCGCCCAGGCCGCGAACATGACCCTGCCCCAGTACGAGGCGTTCGTGTCGGGCGCCATGTTTCTGGATACGCCCGATCCGGTGGCGAAGTGGGGCGAGATCCGTGACTTGCAGGCAGGGTTGATCGAGCGCCTGTCGCGCGCCCGCGAGGTCCGCATCGTGGGCGAGGACACCGATCTGACGCTGAACATCGCGGGCAGAGCGTGGGTCAACAGCGACGGCAAGCGCAACATGCCGTCGGGCGAGGTCTTCACCGGCCCCATCGAAACCAGCGCCAATGGCCAGATTCTGTTCGATCTGCCCACGGTCTACGGGGGCGCGGCGGTGCGGAACGTGCGGCTGACCTTCAAGGACGGTCTGGTGGTGGACGCCCATGCCGAGCAGGGCGAGGCGGCGCTGCGGGCTGCGCTGGACACCGATGACGGCGCCCGGTGGCTGGGCGAGCTGGGCATCGGCAGCAACGCCGGCATCCAGGCCCCCAGCCAGAACATCCTGTTCGACGAGAAGATCGGCGGCACGGTGCATCTGGCGCTGGGCAACGGCTACCCCGAAACCGGCGGCACCAACGTCTCGGCGCTGCACTGGGATCTGATCAAGGACCTGCGGCAGGGCGGGCAGATTCTGCTGGACGGCGAGGTCTTTCAGGACGGCGGACGCTTCGTGTAGGCCGCGCCAGCCAGAGCACCTCGGCACAAAGCATCCGGCTCACGCCGCGTCCCCCCTTCCCCCCCATTCTGGGAACGGCGGGAAAGCGGCGTGAACCGGCTTCCGCTTGCCGGGGCGACCCTGGCCGGTCAGGAAAACAGGGCCGGGCGGGGACAGTCGGGTGGAACGGCCCCGTAGGCGCGAACGTAGCGTTCCCAGCAGCTCTGGGCATCCTCCAGGCGGCCACGCCGGGTCAGCAGGTCAATCAGCGCCGCGTACGCCTCGAAACGGTTGG is a window of Deinococcus radiopugnans ATCC 19172 DNA encoding:
- a CDS encoding SDR family oxidoreductase, with amino-acid sequence MDLGLQGKTALVTAASAGLGYATAAALSAEGARVAICSRDLGRAQASATRIHTETGHEVLAFEADVASETDLTRLFGEVGAAFGSLDILVCNAGGPPPGNFSALNEEQWATGVQLTLMSVVRSVRLALPLMRQAGGGRILALLSSSVKKPIDNLTLSNTFRPAVYGLCKSLSLELAGDHIQVNGLAPGRIETERINQLDDAQAQKRGVSRAEIRTASEAQIPMGRLGQPHEFGRVAAFLCSPAAIYVNGSVLLVDGGAVTSL
- a CDS encoding aminopeptidase, which codes for MSDQLMNEPSNYDPKAHARLLTDYCVDAQPGQRVLVQATTLALPLVEELHRLLLERGATPLIRLEYPTQLEDFQRLASDSLLDATEPLLLAEVESLDASIRILTPSTPAEGLDPQRVARHRKAMNPVARARAGRRWNLSLFPTAYGAQAANMTLPQYEAFVSGAMFLDTPDPVAKWGEIRDLQAGLIERLSRAREVRIVGEDTDLTLNIAGRAWVNSDGKRNMPSGEVFTGPIETSANGQILFDLPTVYGGAAVRNVRLTFKDGLVVDAHAEQGEAALRAALDTDDGARWLGELGIGSNAGIQAPSQNILFDEKIGGTVHLALGNGYPETGGTNVSALHWDLIKDLRQGGQILLDGEVFQDGGRFV